The region TTAGCTTAAACTGGGAATAAGTTTCCTTAGTCAACTAAGCCATTGACCAAACACTGTCACAATATCCTGCCACAAGCGCTTAAAATCGAAAGCATAGAACCAATACAGGCTAGCTACGAATAAAATCGTTGTAAATACTAATAGACTGATTAAAATGGAAGTTAATAATTGTAAGGCAATTTGTTGCTTATCTTTAGTTTTTTCAGTCTGACTATTTGCTTCTACCTTAGGCTCACTAACTAAATTGTTTGCAACTTGCTTCCCTTTATCTTTGGCTTGTCGTTTCAACGCTTCTTGTCTGGCTAATTCAAAGCGCTCTAAGTCATCTGTCGTAATTGGTTCTGTTGGTGTCCTATTTTCAGCAAAGAAGCTTAGGCTGCTTGCGTTGGTATTTGAGCCTATAACACGCGAAATTAACACATTTTCAGATTTACTAGCTTCCTTAGCACTATCATTAGCTTTGTCCTTGCTATCAGTTGTTAAATCCACACGACGAGTTTTGCCTAAATCAGCTGGTAAATCAACCTGTGTATCAGATTTACTGATAGATAAGCTACGTTTAGTCTCAGTATTTTTTAGGCGATTAACTTTTTTCTCATGGACCTCAGCTTCGGCTAAAGCTTGCTTCTCCTCTAATTTTTGATAGTTCAAATAAGGATACTGCAACATATCGATATTGCTGATGCCTTTGGCTAGGTGCTTAATCTCAGCATCAACGGTGAAAATTGGCTTCTCATCGCCCTCTGTCTGTTCTAATGCCTCACCTATCTGCCTGGTTTTTGCAACATTGCTAGCTAAATTACTAGTTTGCATATTTTCTAAAAGTGCTTCATTTAGCTTCATTCTAAGCTGTGGATCTTGTCTGGTGTCCTGACTTGTTTTGCTATTAGAAGTTTGGGCTAAGAAATCTGCACTACTTAAAATTCGATGCTGTCCAGTTTTCATCAGCCGTTCATCACTTAAAGCATCAATTGCAACCAAAATAACCGTGATATTATCTTTACCACCGGCAATAATTGCTTTCTGCACCAAATCTTCTGCTGCCAACTTTATATCAGTCGTACTTGCTAAAATCTTTCTAATGCTTTCATCAAGCAGCATATCGGTTAGGCCATCACTACAAAGCAAAAAGTAGTCGCCTTCTTGCAAAGTAATTTCTGGTGAAAGAGCTGGTTCCAATTTGTACTCGTTAGGAAAAATACCTAAATGCTGGACTAGGCGGTTATGCTCAGGATGAGTTTTGACTTCGCTCTGCGGAATTAAGCCTAAATCAGCTAATTTCTGGGCCTGTGTCTGGTCAACTGTCAGCTGTTTCAACTTACCTTGGCGAAATAAATAAATCCGGCTATCACCTAAATTGATACAGCGTGCAACTTTTTGGCGAATTAAAAGTGAGGAAAAAGTTGTACCCATGCGTAAACCATTATGCGAGCGCACACGGTCACATATCTCCTGATTCACCATGAGTAAATAACTTTCCATTAAATCAGCAAAATCTTGCTTGGTGGAATGTCTCAAACGATCTTCAATAGCAGATAAGCCTGAAACGGCAATTAAAGATGCCTCCTCACCATAGCTCTCACCACCCATACCATCGCAAACAACAAACAAAGAAGCATCCGTCGTCTTATCCAAATAATGCCAATAAGGCACGTTCACTTCACTACCGTGCCGCCATTCACCATTCAAATATAAATTATCTTCATTGTTATCTCTAACTGCTCCCGTTTCCGAAATGGCAATGACACGATACTTGATCACTAGATAATCCTCATTTCTGCTATCTAATCAGATTATATTATATCTTGCTCGGGCAAAAATAGCTGCTTATGTGCTATCATAATACGGAATTATGGAAAAGAGGCGGTACTTATGGCAACAATCCATCCTCAAGCACTGAGCGACTTAGCACTTAATGCTCGCATTTTCTTCGTCGGTATCGGTGGCGTAAGCATGAGCGGTCTAGCTTTGATGGCCAAGAATCTCGGTTATACAGTGGCAGGCTCTGATCCACATGCAAACAGCCGAACAGAACATTTACAATCTGAACAAATCAAAGTTCACTATTCACATCATAAAATGTGGATCGATGACTTTCAGCCTGATATAGCCGTCTACACGGCAGCGATTAAACGACCTAATCCAGAACTTGATCGCTGTCAGGAATTAAATATCCCGACAATTGATCGAGCTGAATTTTTAGGTTGGATAACAAGATATTATAGTCGTGTTATTAACGTTGCAGGTACACATGGTAAAACAACAAGCACCTCCATGTTGGCCTCAATGCTAATTGCCGATAATTTCGATCCTTCTGTCCATTTAGGTGCAGAATTTAGCGGCTTTGGTGGTTCAACAGTCAGAAACGGCCGTCCTGGTGATATATTAGTTTCAGAAGCTTGTGAATATAATTCTAGCTTACTGAATTTCCGTTCGACAACAGCTATTTTGCTGAACATTGATAACGATCATCTTGATTACTTTAAGACAATGGATCGTCTCATTAACTGCTTTGCCCAATTTATAGCTAATATTCCAGCTGATGGCCAGTTAATCGTAATTGATAAAGGACCACATATTGCAAAATGCCTAGCTGAAGCTAAGCAAATGAGAGCTCAAAAAAATAACGGCCAAATTAAGTTATATAGCTTTAATATAGTTGATACTGAAAATTATGCTGCTTGTTGTGAGCAACCTGAAGACAAGCGCGTGCAACTTTGGGCTGAGCATCTAATTCCAGATTACGCTGCTTTCAACTTAACATATGAAGGTGGTTATCCTTGCTTTGATTTCTACAAACAAGGCAGATTTTTAGCCCATATCAACTTACAAATCCCAGGTCGACACAACGTCTTGAATGCCTTGGCTTCCCTTGCCTGCGCTGATTTGTACGGAGCTAATATCGAAACAATCTGTAATGCGCTACAAAATTTCCATGGTGCTGATGGCCGTTTCGAAGTAAAAGGCACATTTCAAGGTGCAACAATTGTTGGTGACTATGCCCACCATCCAACTGCAACTAAGGCCACTATCCTAGCTGCTTCCAAAATGCCCTTTAAGCATCGTTATGTAGTTTATCAGCCACTTACCTATGGCCGTGTTAAAAACCTCTTTAACGACTACGTCGAGGCTTTGAAGCAGGCAGAACATGTTCTCTTTATGAATATCTTTAGTGACCGTGAAAAGAGCGATTTTGGCGTCAGCTCCGAGCAACTAGTCGAAGCTATCAACAAAGCAGGCGGCCATGCTGAGATGCAGCCTACCTATGAAGATATAAAGCAGCGTTTAAGCGAACTTTGTAAGCCTGGCGACTTAGTCCTCTTCTTAGGCCCTGAAGAAGTAAGAATTTGTGGTCAAAGATTGGCTGATGAAAAGCTCTAAGTTCTAAATTAAATAATTCTTAGTGCAAACTAATTCAAGTTATTAGAGTTATTAGAGTTATTACAAAACAAAATCCGCAAGTCAAAAACTTGCGGATTTCTTTTATCTAAGCTAATTAAGCTGTTAATTACAACTTGCTCAAGTCTGGTACATCTTTGGACTCAACTTCAGATAATTCACGTTTATGCTTAGCTTCCTCTTGCTTAACTAAATAGTTTTGCTTAAATTCGGCCAAATTCTCCAAACTTGGTAATTTGCCAGCAGCAATCATCTTCTCACGGCCCTTATTGTGAGCATCCTTAGCTAAAACATCCTCAGGTGTATTTTCCAAATAGAGTATCTCAAACTCTACCTCGTCAATACGCTCAACTTCTAATAAGCGCTCTGCAATCTTACGTAAAGCAGCTTCATGCTCCCTTAAGCAAGTCAAGACATCAACATAAGCTTGGTCGATAATCTTTTTGACAGCCAAATCAATCTGTTCAGCTGTCTTATCGCTAAAGCTACGGCTATGGCCAATACCATGGCCCATGAACATATCATCAGTCTCAACGTAGACCAAATTCTCCATGTTCTCAGCCATACCATAAGCTGTAACCATCTTACGTGCCAACTTATTGCAACCTTCCAAGTCGTTAGAAGCACCAGTTGTGATCTGGTTGAAAATCACTTGCTCTCCGCCTCTACCACCTAAGGCAATCATAATATTCTGCAACAATTGTTCCTTCGTTGCATAATACAAATCCTCATATGGCTTATGGGCTGTATAACCACCAGCTTGACCGGCTGAAATGATAGATACACGTTCGACGCGCTCTGTTTCACTAACTGAACGAACCATAATTGCATGGCCAGCTTCATGATGAGCTGTTATGCTCCGCTCTTCCTCGCTCATAATACGATTCTTCTTTTCAGGTCCAAGCATGACTTTAAAGATAGCATCTTGAATGTCAAAATATGTAATCTCTTTGGCATTACGTCTAGCTGCTAACAAAGCTGCCTCATTAAGTAAGTTAGCTAAATCAGCACCTGTAAAGCCTGGTGTAATACGCGCAATTTCTCTTAAATTGATACCAGCTTGCAACTTTTTGTTGCGAGCATGTACCTTCAAAATCTCTTCACGGCCTTGAATGTCAGGCGGTGAAACGGTGATTCTACGGTCAAAACGACCTGGTCTAGTCAAAGCTGGATCCAAAATATCAGCTCTATTCGTAGCAGCCATTACAATGATGCCCTGTGTAGAACTAAAGCCGTCCATTTCGACCAGAATCTGATTCAATGTTTGCTCACGCTCATCATGGCTACCGCCTAAGCCGGAACCACGCTGACGACCAATTGCGTCAATTTCATCGATAAAAATAATTGCCGGTGTATGCTTCTTAACTTCGTTGAACATATCACGGACACGGGAAGCACCAACACCAACATACATCTCCATGAAATCGGAACCAGAAATTGTATAGAATGGCACACCAGCTTCAGTAGCTACAGCCTTAGCTAACAAAGTTTTACCAGTACCTGGAGGGCCGACTAAAAGCACGCCACGTGGAATCTTCGCACCCAAAGCATAATAACGATTAGGATTGCGCAAGAAATCAACAATCTCTTGCATCTCTTGCTTCTCTTCATCTGCACCAGCTACATCATCGAAGCGAACAGGATTCTCCTTAAGGTCCACTCGTCTAGCCTTGCTACTACCAAAGTTAAGCGGATTTTTGCCATCCCCCATTTGGCGGAACATGAAATTCCAGACAGCAAAGGCTAAAACGCCCATCATGGCTAAAGTCAAAACTACATTTGTCACTGCGCCGTAATTGATCGGCTCTGTGTAGTTGTATGTCATGCCATATTTTTGCTTAGCTTGCTCTAATTTATCTAGAATTTTAGGTAACCAGAAACTAGAAACTCGTTTGCTGATGATTCGACCATCTAAAACAAGCGAATTTTTAGGATCGTTAGCCTTATCTAAAATTTCTAACAAATTAGGCGCTGTGGCTTGGCTATTTGCCTCAGTCAAATTACTTGTTGTATGCTCAGGCAATTCACCTAGCTTAACTTGACTCTTATCAATCAAGTGCACCCTAATTTCGTTGCTTGTCACATCAACGTGACTTACTTTACCCTCATCGATTAAGCGAACAATGGACGATAAATCAGCTTGTTTATCGCCACTGCCCATGAAATAGTAAATGCTCGCAAAAGCCGCTAATATCATTAACAAAAATAGTCCGATATTTGGGCGAAAGCCACGGGCATATTGCTTTTCTTTCTCAAACATATTAACTCCAATTTTTAATTATTAGCTTGAACTGGCCTTGCGGCATAAACGCCAGACAAGTTACGATAGTAATCTTGATAATCAGTTCCATAGCCAACAATAAACTCATCTGGAACTTCTATACCAACATACTTAGGTTCTAATACAACCTTGCGGCGTGATGGCTTATCAAAAGCCGTGCAAATTTCCAAACTTGCTGGTTCACGCTCCTTAAGTAATTGATAAATTTTCTTCAAGGTAAAGCCAGTATCAACAATGTCCTCTACTAAAAGCACATGGCGGCCTTTAATATCACAATTAACATCTTGAACAATTTTGACATCACCGGAACTTACAGTGCCATTACCATACGAACTACAACGTATAAATTCGACGATCACTGGCAAATCAATTGTACGTACCAAGTCACTCAAAAATACAAAAGAACCTTTTAGAATTGAAATCAATAATAACTTTTCCCCTGCATAATCTTGTGACACTCTCTGGCCTAGGCGAACCACCATAGCCTTTATGTCTTCTTCACTGTACATCAGTTTAGCTGGGTACATACCACCAATTGGCGTAAATTTCCCGTTTAACTGCTTCTGATCCATCTTCACGCTCCTTTTTGAGAAGTACTCTTAATTTTAACATAAAAGCCTATCTATTTAGTAAAGCAAACATTAATTATTTCGCTTTAAATTCGACTTTTTTCCGTAAATTGCGGAAAAAGAGATGTTGAACATGCTGAGTATTTTTCTTTACAAGTACTAATAGCTCTGAATACAAAAAAGAAGGTAAAGGCAAGCGCTTAAAATAAGCCTCCAATGCAAGCTGTTTTTGCTCAACTAACAAATAATCCCCCTTTTGGGCTGCTCTTAATTCCAAACTAGCTGATAAATCACCAATTAGCTCAAAATATTGTGGCCAATTAGAAGCTAAAGGCAATAGTTTACCATAATAAGCTAAGAAAAAAGGTTTGCACTTTGCAATAACTAAATCAGTAGCTAACTTTTTATCAGCCAAATGTAAATCAGGGCTAACATATACGACTAGGCAGCGATCCAAAAGAACGACAATTGTCTGTTTATTCAAACTAAAGAACTGAATTTGTTTACTAGGCTTAGTCCAAGCCTTCAAAATAAAGCTCTCTACTACTTTTAATTGTCTCTGCGTAATTAATAGGTCTGGTAACAGCTCAGCTAACAAGCGTTGCCAATAAAATTGCACCAGCTTAATGGGTAAAATTGAAGTTGAATCTGGCTGAAAAGTTATAGCCAAGGCTTGGTCTTTTCCTGGCAAATTTATAGACTTACTTAAATTAACAACTTGCTTATTTAACTCTAAATTAGTCTGTAACAGATAATCTGTAACTTCTAGCTCAGTCTGAGCTAAGCTTGCTAAATTAGCCAACTTACTAGCTGCTTTTGGAAATTTAGTCAAGACAGCAGGCAAAATTGTCTGTCTCAAGAAATTACGCTCATAATGTGTGTCTTTATTGCTTTGATCATCAGCGTAATTCAAGCCTCTTGCCTTAACATAAGCTAACAAATCCGCCTTTGTAAACTTCAACAACGGCCGCCAAGCTGTATATGTTAAATCATCAGTCTGCGTATCTAAAAAATGCTCAAGTTCAGCCTTAGCTATGTCAGCTTCGGGAATTATCTGAATATAGTCTGCCTGAGCAGCCAATTTAATAGTTTCTAAATCAACACAATGCTCCTTAAGCGGCCAAATGCCAGCTAAGCCACGCATACCTGTGCCTTTCAAGCAATGGTTAAAGACAGTTTCAGCCTGATCATCTAAATGTTGAGCTAAACACAGATAACAACTATTATGTTCAACTTTGGTGTAATACGTACTTGCCCACGAAAATGCCATGCGTCTAAGCTCACGCGCGGCTACTTCCTCACTAAAGTGCATAACCTTAGCATAAGCATTGACATCAACGCTGAAAGCTAGAAGTTGGCCCTGCAAAGCGTCTACCTGCGTTTTTAGATTGTAATACTCAAATTCAGCTTCTTTGCGTAAATTATGCCAAATATGAACAAGCGTCACATGCTTTGCCAAAGCTAAGTTACTAGCTAAAAGTTGCCATAAAGCTAGAGAGTCAGCTCCCCCAGAACAAGCCACAAGATAGTGTTTAGTGCCTAATTTTGCTTGCTCATGCTCAAATTCAGCTAGAATTTCCCGAAACTCACTCTCTAATTTTTGTACTTGCATCAATCTACACCCTAAAAATTAAAAAGGTAAATCCAAATCATGTGGAACATCTGAACTGGTTGGATCTTTAGCTATCGGCTCTTTGGCTAATTTAGCATCAGCATCATTCAAATGTGCGTCTAACCAAGCTTTATCTATTTTGTCTGGTTGAAATTCATCAAAATCTTGCGTATGTTGCTCTGCTGGCGGCTCTGCTTGTTCAAAGCTCTCAGCAAATAAAGTATAGTCAGGCATCCAATTCATTTTAACTGTCGTTGTTTTGCCATGCCTATTCTTCGCAATGATAATTTCAGCCTCACTTACAGCTGAACTACTTTCAATCCCCTGTTCTTTCTCTTTATAGTAAGAATCACGATAGATAAAAGTAACAGTATCAGCATCCTGCTCAATAGAACCTGACTCACGCAAATCAGACAAAATTGGACGCCGATTCTGCCTAGCTTCACAAGCACGCGACAACTGCGACAAAGCGATAACTGGCACATTAAGTTCCTTAGCTAACAGCTTCAAGTTACGGGACATTTCCGAAACATCCTGCTGTCTCGAATCAGACTTGCTGTCAGAGCGCATCAACTGCAAATAATCTACAACAATCAAACCTAAATCATGCTCTAGTTTTAGCTGTCTAGCCTTACTTAAAATCTCCAAAGGCGAAATGCCAGGCCGATCATCAATATAAATTGGCACATCGTAAAACTTAAAGGCTGCCTCAGACACCTTGGTCCAAAATTCAGGTGGAAAAGGTGGCTTGTTAAAATCAGCTGAATTTATGAAACGAAAGGCAGACAACAAACGAATCGCAATCTCCTGTTTGCTCATCTCTAAGCTGAAAATTGCAACTGTTTTTTTGGAATAGTAGGCCACATTATGCGCAATATTAATGGCCAAAGCTGATTTACCCATGGCTGGACGTGCTGCCAAAATATTGAGTGAGCCAGCCTTTAGACCGCCTAAAGCATTATCCAAACTTGGATAGGAAGTTTTTAGGCCACGGAACTGGTTACCTGATTTATCAAGCTCTTGTAAATAAGCCAATGTTTCGTCCATAATTGGCCAAATTGCTTCCAAGCCCCCACTGTTACTCTGCTTGCGAATCTGCAATAATTTGCTAACCAACGTATCCATCACAGAGTCAGCATCTTCACTCTTATGACTTAAAAGCGTGATCTGCTGCAATATAGCCTGCAATTCCCGCAGCTTAGCCTTGGAGCGCACTAACTTAGCGTAATCCTCAGCATTCTCCAAGATTCTCGGAGCGTAAGATAGCTCATCGATATAAGCCATCGTGCCAACTTCGTCTAATTGCCCTAAAGCATCTAACTTATCAGCCAAAGTTAAAGCATCTACCGCTTTATGTTCGGCTAACAATTCACGAATTGCCCGATAAATGACCTGATGCTTCGGCAAATAAAAATCTTTCTCGCTTAATAAAGGTAAAAGCGCAGCTAAATAGCTCTTACCTGCCAGCATACAGCCCAAAGTGGCTTTTTCAGCTTCGACATTGTACGGAACAACTTCTGTTTCTGGATTTAAATTCAAATCAGCCAGCATCTCATCTTTCGCCATGCTCAGCGAATCTCCTTATAAAGCTTCGATATTAATTGTAATATCGGCGCTAACTTCATGATAAAGTTTCAATTTACAAGTCATTTGGCCAACACTCTTAATATTACCTGATAAAACGATATTGCGTTTATCAACTTTGTAATCAGCCTTATCTAGGCAAGCCGCCACATCAGCAGCTGTCAACGCACCATAAAGTTTACCGCCCTCACCAGCTTTCATCTTGAGTGTGAAAGTCTTTCCTTTGATCTCTTTGGCTAAATCTTGAGCAGCTTGCTTGTCACGTGCTTCCTTAGCAGCTTCTGCGCCCTTCTTTTGCTTGAGTAAGTTAAGATTTTTGTCATTAGCCAGCAAAGCGAGCCCCTTCTTCAACAAGAAATTATTAGCATAACCCTCGCTAACATCAAGTAATTGATCCTTTTTACCAACATTCTTTATATCTGCTAACAAAATAACCTTCATATGTTGTAAATCTCCCTTACGCTTTTCGCTTAATTATAGCAAAAGATGCAGAGTCTGTGAAAATGACGCTGCATCTTATTAAGCTTAAAGTAGCTTATAATGCTGATAATTAGCTTTCCATCAATTTAATGGCGGCCTTCAGAACTTTTTCACCGTTCATCATGCCATAGTCCATCATGTTTATTACAGCTAACTTGATTGGCCGATTGCCGATAACCTCAGCGAACTTCGGTTCAACGTAACGAATCTGCGGACCTACTAGAACAACTGAAATATCATTATCTTTCTTCAGGCGATCCACGCCTTCCGGCTCAGAAACGGCAAATATCTCAAACTCCTTGCCCATCTCCTTAGCGGCCTTATCCATCTTAGTTACTAACAAGCTTGAACTCATGCCACCTGAGCAAACTAACATGATTTTCTTCATTCTTTCTCACCAGCTTCTTCTAATTTCTTGTAATCTTTCTCAAGTTCCATAACAAATGGCGCATAAATCAAGATGTCAATTACAATCAACACAATCTGCAAGATTGAACCCATGATGCTGCCTGTAGCAAAGAAGCCACTTAAAATCGGCGGCATTGTCCAAGTTGGCATTGCGCAAGTTCTAGGCACAATCCCAATTGCCATCGTTGTATAAGTGATTATAGCATTAACAATTGGTGTGAAAACGAATGGGATGAGTAACTTGAAATTGAGCACAACTGGAACGCCAAAGATTGTCGGTTCATTGATATTGAATATACCAGGTGTAAAAGTAATTGGTGCTAATGCCTTAGCTTGCTTACTTGCATTCTTGCGTCTTGCTAAAATAGCCAAAACAATAACCAAACCTAATGTAGCACCGCCACCACCGATGTAAACAAAGTTCATCATGAATGGGTTTGTAACAATGTGTGGTAATGGCAAACCAGCTTTAACAGCTTCCATATTAGCATTGATATTCTCTAACCAAGTTGGGCCAAAGAATGTATGAACAGTATCAGCACCATGTACACCTACGAACCAGAACAAACCGTTCAAACCAGCAACTACGCAAGTGCCTAACAAGTTATTCGTGAACAGACGTACAGGTTTTGAGAGAATTTGTTGAATCAAAATATGCATATTTGGCAAGCCGAAAGCGTCCAAAGTAGCAAAAATTGCGAGCCAACCACTGATAATCACAATACCAGGAATGATACCTGAGAAGCTACGTGCAACTGCCGGTGGTACAGTTTCTGGTAAAGTAATCTGAATATTACGTTTGATAAACCAAATGTAAACTCTAGAGCTGACCAAAGCTACGACCAATGCAACGAACAAACCACTTGCGCCTAAGAATTGAGTAGGTACACCAGCACCAGCCTCACCTTTGACAAACGGTGTTAATGTGATAAAGGAACCAACTGAAATAATACCAGCTGACAAACCATCAATATCATGCATTTTAGCATATTCCATAGCCACGCCAAAGGCAGCAATCAAGCTGACTAGGCCAAAGCTACTGTCAACACCTTTCCACAAGTAGCCTACGATACCTGCGTCCTTCAACAAGTCTTTCCATGCTTGAATTGGGAAACTTGCAATAATCATTAGAAGAGAACCTGCCATGATAAGCGGCATACTCATAGCTAAACCGTTACGTACAGCTAACAAAATCTTATTCGTAGCCAACTTATAAGCAACCGGCGCCAGCTTTTCTTCCATGAAATTTTTGAGATTCATACGTAAAAATCCCCCGTCTACACAATAGATACCCTGCTCTAACCCGAAAGCAGCGTTCAAGTAATATATTAATACAATATCACAATTTGTGCAATAATTTGTGATTTTTTCCGCCTGTATTTGTACTCATTTTACAAGTGAAAGCTCATGAATCTAAGCAAAATAGCAATTTTGCAAGCATTAAAAAAGGACAGTATATTGTACTGTCCTAAATAAGAACTTGTCCTACACATATCAATCAAAACTAGCAATAACTACTTTTAGTTCCTTAGCTAACTGATAGTCAGTGCAAATATAACTCGTCGGTGCATTTGGATAAACGGCATAAGACACATGCAAGTTACTTGTTGGGTCTGATTTGGTCGACTTACAAGAAGCGTGTAAATACTGTACATGCGTTTTCTCTAACAAGCTCTTCGCGTTGCTTGCCTTAACTCCAGCTCCTGCCACAATTTCAATTTGCTTGCCATACTTAGCTTGCAAACTTGCTAATAAGTCAGCTCCTTGTAGAGCTGTTTCAGATTGCCCACTTGTAAGTAAGCGGTCGACCTTGAGTGCAATCAATGTTTTAATCGCAGCTGCAGCATCTTTGGTATTATCAA is a window of Amygdalobacter nucleatus DNA encoding:
- a CDS encoding PTS sugar transporter subunit IIC, which translates into the protein MNLKNFMEEKLAPVAYKLATNKILLAVRNGLAMSMPLIMAGSLLMIIASFPIQAWKDLLKDAGIVGYLWKGVDSSFGLVSLIAAFGVAMEYAKMHDIDGLSAGIISVGSFITLTPFVKGEAGAGVPTQFLGASGLFVALVVALVSSRVYIWFIKRNIQITLPETVPPAVARSFSGIIPGIVIISGWLAIFATLDAFGLPNMHILIQQILSKPVRLFTNNLLGTCVVAGLNGLFWFVGVHGADTVHTFFGPTWLENINANMEAVKAGLPLPHIVTNPFMMNFVYIGGGGATLGLVIVLAILARRKNASKQAKALAPITFTPGIFNINEPTIFGVPVVLNFKLLIPFVFTPIVNAIITYTTMAIGIVPRTCAMPTWTMPPILSGFFATGSIMGSILQIVLIVIDILIYAPFVMELEKDYKKLEEAGEKE